The Fervidicoccaceae archaeon DNA segment AATCTGCTCCTCAGCGATATCAAGGTTTCATGCAAGGATCTTATTGAAGCCCTATCTATTCCTGTATAGGGCTCATCGAGAAGTAATATGTCTGGAGAAGTAATCAAGGATCTTGCCAGAGCAGCTTTTCTGGCTGTTCCACCGCTAACCTCTCTGACTCTTTTTTCAAGGTGCTCCTCTATACCAAACATATGAGCTAGTTCTTCCAGCCTCTTCCCTGCCTCACTTTCATTGATGCCTGAGAGCTTCGCTGCAAGTAGAATGTTCTTTTTGAGGTTGAACCAAGGAAGAAGCTGATTATCCTGTGGGGTATATCCAATCCTTCCATGTACCTCTACTTTTCCCGAATCTGGCTTGAGAATACCCACAATTATCTTGAGAAGAGTACTTTTACCCGCTCCATTTGGACCAACAAGACCTATTGCTTCTCCCTTCTTCAATGAAAAAGAGATCTCATCGATTACCAGCAGTCCATTGTAGGATTTTCTAATCCTGTCTATGACAACTAGCTCATCCAATTGATGAACCACCTCTCCAATTGCCTTAGGATGGCCAAATCAACCAATATCATCAGAGCTATTAGTATGATGCTCCAAGCAAATACTCCTCCTTTGTATCCGAGATTGTAGCAGTAGACAAGCATGTACCCAACCCCTCCACTGCTACCAAGGGCTTCAGCAACTACACTGATTCTTAGAGAGTTCCCAATGGCGGCTCTGCTTCCGCTGGCCAAATATGGCAGAACTCCAGGAAATATGAAATATTCAATCAGCTGCCTTCTTCTAGCACCCATAGCTCTTGCCATATCTCCAAACTTTTCGACTACAACCTTTGCTCCATTGAGGCCCACAGTCAGCAATATAGGATAGGATGTGGCTGCTACAACTAGAATAGGAGGAAGCGAGCTTGTAAGCCCGAAGATCAAAAGGAAGATCAGAGTCCAGACGAGAGCAGAGACGCTTTGAATAAATGTGTTTAGGGCCTCAATGAGAGAGGCTGCATGATCGTTAATATAGTAAAGCGCTATTGAAATGAATGCTGCTGCAAGAGAAATTAGGAACCCGGCTATAGTATTCAGGAGAGTTCTGCCTATGTTGAATAGAAGGCTCCTAGTACCTATCTGCTCAAGGTAGCTCAGCACATCCTGTCCGCTGGGAACTGACATAGGGAACTCGTGATACAGCAAGAACCAAAGGCTTAGAATGACAGCGGATAGATAAAACCATCCAAGCATGCTTAGCCTGATGCGTAGAATACCTGATCACCTATTGTTGAGGGATCTTGTGCTAGATATCCTCCCTTCCAAGCCAGAGACCATGAGCTCCTTATTCCCTGAATCACGGTAGAGTTCAGAGTGTTGTCGAGGATAACAACCCTGCCGTACAAATATGCTGCTTCTTTTTGCGAAAGGCCATAGAGGCGAGCAAGCATCTGCTCTATTGATTGGGGATCGGTTTTCCATATATCAACAGCTGTCTTTCTCATGGAGAGAAAAGCGCTTAGCTTTTGCCCGTCGCTTGTGAAGTTTTTCGATGCAACCCATACAAGCATTACAGGAATTCCTGTGGAGTTGGACTGCTTCCAGAGATCCTGAAACGTACCAATTATTGTGAAGTTGTATCTCACCACGCCTATTGAGACAAACGGCTCCCAAACCACTGCAGCAGCTCCATCTCCTCTGGCTAGGGCATCCAAGATTGCTCCTGGGGGAGAATTAATACCTATTATATCTCCTCCTCCTTGAGGAGAATCAACCACGCTCAGATTGTATATGCTCTTCATATATGCCTTGAAAAGCATGTATGTTCCAGTGCTAAGCAGCGATATAACGTTTTTTCCCCTTAGCTGCTGGAATGATGAGATTGCAGATGTTCGAGAAAGAACTGCTTGGTTCTGCAGCATTTCGGGAGAAATTATTTGCACGGAAACTCCGCTCTGAATAAGCTTTGCTGCCATCTCAGAAGGAATGACTGCGACATCGATGTCTCCTCTTTCGATTGCTGCCAATATGTCGGTAGTTTTTTCAAAGCGGTAGATCTCCAGCTGCACTCCCTGCTTAGAGCTCAAGTTGAAGTATTCCATTTCATCAAGCGTGCTAATGCCTCCTTGAAGAGTGCCGGCTCTAATTGTAATGATGTTACTTCCACCTCTCTCCAGGAACAATAAATATGAAGAAAGAATCAGTAGAGCAAGAACTACGAGTACTGCCAGCAACCATCTCCTCAAGAGTATTCACCCCTGGTCTGTTTTAAATTTGGGGATTTTTTCCCCTGATATATATTTAGAAATAGCCCAGCGCTACATCCAGCAGAGTTCCAGCGCTGACGACTATTCCGATGAATAGATTTAAATTGAATGCCGTTGGAATTTTGCTCAAGTCCTTC contains these protein-coding regions:
- a CDS encoding ABC transporter permease subunit; the encoded protein is MSVPSGQDVLSYLEQIGTRSLLFNIGRTLLNTIAGFLISLAAAFISIALYYINDHAASLIEALNTFIQSVSALVWTLIFLLIFGLTSSLPPILVVAATSYPILLTVGLNGAKVVVEKFGDMARAMGARRRQLIEYFIFPGVLPYLASGSRAAIGNSLRISVVAEALGSSGGVGYMLVYCYNLGYKGGVFAWSIILIALMILVDLAILRQLERWFINWMS
- a CDS encoding ABC transporter ATP-binding protein, translating into MDELVVIDRIRKSYNGLLVIDEISFSLKKGEAIGLVGPNGAGKSTLLKIIVGILKPDSGKVEVHGRIGYTPQDNQLLPWFNLKKNILLAAKLSGINESEAGKRLEELAHMFGIEEHLEKRVREVSGGTARKAALARSLITSPDILLLDEPYTGIDRASIRSLHETLISLRSRLKIGMIIVSHQLEELREISDKVLVLSHRPARIVREINWKDKNLFEENSIGG